From the genome of Reinekea thalattae:
CGTGAGACAGGTTGTTAATGTCTTCTGAGGTGCAAGCAAAATGAACAAACTCAAGTACAGCTTCAAGTTCTTCATTGCCTTTAAATTTATTCTTTAGAAAATATTCAACCGCTTTAACATCGTGATTGGTCGTTGCTTCGATTTGCTTAATTTCTTGTGCATCAGCAGGAGAGAATTGAGCAATCAAGTTGTCGAGGAAGTCATGAGTGCTGGCTGAAAAGGCAGGGCATTCGGCAATATCGGTGATATTAGAAAGCTGTTGTAACCAGCGAACTTCAACTTCTACGCGGTAACGAATCAAGCCGAATTCACTGAAGTATTCTCTAAGGGCCGATGTTTTATTGCCGTATCGGCCGTCAACAGGGGATATGGCGGTAAGGGCGGAAAGTTCCATAAAAGTAAGCCTATTTCTTGCGATCGAGGAAAGAAAACGACGCGCATTATACCTAAATGATCCGATTAGACCATTTTAACCAGCTGCTCAGACTGAGCTTTTATTTTTGATCGACGAGTCAAGAAATGCCAGCGATGGCCATTTGCCTGACGCCAAAGCATGGCACAGCGAATGCCAAACAGCAGGATGGTACGTATTTTTTCGGCGACTTGCGGATTTTTTAAATGCCCTGGGTTGCCGACGACGCGAATACGAAAACTTAACTGGCTGAGTGTTTTTTCATAACACTGAGCGGTAGAGGCCACTACAGCCTCATGGGTATAGCTATCAAAATAACGTTGCTGATCAACGGTTCGATCTAAGGCGTTAGATAGCACTTCCATTAGATCTGGGCGTTCGGCCAGTTTGCTTTGCGCGGCAATAATGCCCATGGCGTACTGCAGAACTTCCCGA
Proteins encoded in this window:
- the hflD gene encoding high frequency lysogenization protein HflD; translated protein: MESDLSRQTLALAGVFQAATLVDNLAKSGSIEPKQLENTVASILNLSPSSYDDVFQGRENLVIGFNALNKAMSKNSRDINREVLQYAMGIIAAQSKLAERPDLMEVLSNALDRTVDQQRYFDSYTHEAVVASTAQCYEKTLSQLSFRIRVVGNPGHLKNPQVAEKIRTILLFGIRCAMLWRQANGHRWHFLTRRSKIKAQSEQLVKMV